A single region of the Pontimicrobium sp. SW4 genome encodes:
- a CDS encoding PsbP-related protein → MKYITILFLMMSLTGCSQEKLQEYKSEKGGFAFSYNDLWEKQLMNGHTVFLTKGDKEDKTNFRNNLNVIVQDLSQNPMSLEDYHNLTLQQMQQALGKNTVTSDKGVTIGGVNAKELFYTIPKDISKGNFLDLKLKQAYLIKNNKAYLITYTAKTKDFEKYLQSANTFFETFKLLN, encoded by the coding sequence ATGAAATACATAACAATTTTATTTTTAATGATGAGCCTTACTGGTTGCTCACAAGAGAAATTACAGGAATATAAGAGTGAGAAAGGAGGATTTGCATTTTCCTATAATGACTTATGGGAAAAACAGCTTATGAATGGTCATACAGTTTTTTTAACCAAAGGAGATAAGGAAGATAAAACTAACTTTAGAAACAATTTGAATGTAATTGTTCAAGACTTATCACAGAACCCTATGAGTTTAGAAGATTATCACAATCTTACATTACAGCAAATGCAACAGGCTCTTGGGAAAAATACAGTTACAAGTGACAAAGGTGTTACAATAGGAGGTGTTAACGCTAAAGAGCTTTTTTACACAATCCCAAAAGACATAAGTAAAGGGAATTTTTTAGACCTTAAATTGAAACAGGCTTATTTAATTAAAAACAATAAGGCTTATTTAATCACTTATACAGCAAAGACCAAAGACTTCGAGAAGTATTTACAATCAGCTAATACCTTTTTTGAAACTTTTAAGTTACTGAATTAA